In one Natronosalvus amylolyticus genomic region, the following are encoded:
- a CDS encoding aldo/keto reductase produces the protein MEYATVRGEAVPAIGFGTYRLRGSECRETVQTALEIGYRHIDTAEFYENQAEIGTAIDTATVSREDLFVTTKVWKTNLEAEAVHRSFTNSLEALDLEYVDLLLIHWPNEAVPVEETLEAMNRLQAEGLVRHVGVSNFSISQLEAAMNTSETPILTNQVEYNPYVDRDELLTYCRNQDVLLTAYSPLAKGNVLEDDTLAEIGDRYGKSPAQVALRWLVQQEGVVAIPKASSREHLEANLDVFDFKLSREEMAQVGSLRRGFITRARDTLGL, from the coding sequence ATGGAGTACGCCACCGTTCGTGGCGAAGCCGTGCCAGCCATCGGTTTTGGAACCTATCGGCTTCGAGGAAGCGAGTGTCGCGAGACAGTACAGACCGCACTCGAGATTGGCTATCGACACATCGACACTGCAGAGTTCTACGAGAATCAGGCCGAGATCGGGACGGCAATCGACACAGCCACCGTCTCCCGTGAGGACCTGTTCGTGACGACCAAGGTGTGGAAGACGAACCTCGAAGCCGAAGCCGTACACCGTTCGTTCACGAACAGCCTCGAGGCACTCGACCTCGAGTACGTCGACCTGTTGTTGATTCACTGGCCAAACGAGGCCGTGCCGGTCGAAGAAACGCTCGAGGCGATGAATCGTCTGCAAGCAGAGGGACTGGTTCGACACGTCGGCGTCAGTAACTTCTCGATTTCCCAGCTCGAAGCGGCAATGAATACGTCAGAGACGCCAATACTGACGAATCAGGTCGAGTACAATCCTTACGTCGATCGGGACGAACTCCTCACCTACTGTCGTAACCAGGACGTGTTGCTCACGGCCTACAGCCCGCTTGCGAAAGGTAACGTGCTCGAGGACGATACACTCGCAGAGATCGGAGACCGCTACGGCAAATCGCCTGCACAGGTAGCGCTGCGCTGGCTCGTCCAGCAGGAGGGCGTTGTCGCGATTCCCAAAGCCTCGAGTCGCGAGCATCTCGAGGCGAACCTGGACGTGTTCGATTTCAAATTGAGCCGCGAAGAGATGGCACAGGTCGGTTCACTTCGACGAGGATTCATCACTCGAGCGCGCGACACACTTGGCCTCTGA
- a CDS encoding TRAM domain-containing protein, whose product MGRYLPGEHDSFLKCDTPRCGANNAPEGTTAYDNECWRCGEPLGGKPEPGDELTVDIVDEKHDGTLVCKTESGFVLFLEEETASPLQARVRVVSVDDTHGQAELLDSGT is encoded by the coding sequence GTGGGACGTTATTTACCAGGCGAACACGATTCGTTTCTGAAATGCGATACCCCTCGATGTGGGGCGAACAACGCGCCGGAAGGAACGACAGCCTACGACAACGAGTGCTGGCGCTGTGGTGAACCCTTAGGCGGGAAGCCCGAACCGGGGGACGAACTGACGGTTGACATCGTCGACGAGAAACACGATGGAACGCTCGTGTGCAAAACCGAGAGCGGTTTCGTCCTCTTCCTCGAGGAGGAGACGGCTTCGCCCCTCCAGGCCAGGGTTCGCGTCGTCTCCGTCGACGACACCCATGGACAGGCGGAATTGCTCGATTCCGGAACGTGA
- a CDS encoding NAD(P)-binding protein: protein MKTVKTDYLVVGAGASGMAFTDTLIDESDADVVMVDRRANPGGHWNDAYPFVRLHQPSAVYGVNSRQLGNDTIDEVGPNAGFYERATGAEICGYYRRVLDEELLGSGQVRFFGMSNYIGPNAGRYRFESRLTGETTGVQVRRRIVDATYVESSIPATHTPPFEADPDVRLVTPNELVELTDPAEGFTVIGAGKTSMDTCGWLLNHGVPPAEIRWIRPHDPWTLPRRHMQTLELVPWLMEWVSLRTEAAAKAEDVPDFFRRLEASGLVVPLDPEIEPETYRGAILSQDERNDLRQIRNVIRKGYVQRLDDDRIVLDDGTVPTDPQHVHVDCTAHGVKTPPTRPVFEPARIALQYIETPVSFSAAIIAYIEATRNDDAEKNRLCPPTSFPSDAEDMIRYTLVGQRARAAWREEPDIQDWLQHCRIGFVQGIDDHFDDPRMQDALERIDEHREPAIANLERLKELAESSTS from the coding sequence GTGAAGACGGTTAAGACGGATTACCTGGTGGTGGGTGCCGGGGCGTCGGGGATGGCGTTTACTGATACGCTGATCGACGAGTCGGACGCCGATGTCGTGATGGTGGATCGGCGGGCGAATCCGGGTGGCCACTGGAACGACGCCTATCCATTCGTGCGGCTCCACCAGCCATCTGCGGTCTACGGGGTCAACTCGCGGCAACTCGGCAATGACACGATTGACGAGGTCGGCCCCAACGCGGGGTTCTACGAGCGGGCAACCGGCGCGGAGATCTGTGGTTACTACCGCCGCGTGCTGGACGAGGAGCTGCTTGGGTCGGGGCAGGTCCGCTTTTTCGGCATGTCCAACTACATCGGTCCCAATGCTGGTCGCTATCGGTTCGAGTCGCGACTGACCGGCGAGACGACCGGGGTGCAAGTCAGACGCCGGATCGTGGACGCTACGTACGTGGAATCGTCCATCCCCGCAACTCATACGCCACCGTTCGAGGCCGACCCGGACGTGCGGCTGGTCACCCCCAACGAGCTCGTCGAGCTCACCGACCCAGCTGAGGGGTTCACTGTTATCGGGGCGGGGAAGACGTCAATGGACACCTGCGGCTGGCTGCTCAACCACGGCGTTCCACCGGCGGAGATCCGGTGGATTCGACCACACGACCCGTGGACGCTCCCAAGGCGTCATATGCAAACCCTGGAGCTGGTGCCGTGGTTAATGGAGTGGGTTTCGCTGAGAACGGAAGCCGCCGCGAAGGCCGAAGACGTCCCCGACTTTTTCCGACGGCTTGAAGCCAGCGGGCTGGTCGTCCCGCTCGACCCCGAAATCGAACCTGAAACCTATCGTGGGGCGATCCTCAGCCAGGACGAACGCAACGACCTGCGTCAGATCCGCAACGTCATCCGCAAGGGATACGTCCAGCGTCTTGACGACGACCGAATCGTGCTCGACGATGGGACCGTGCCCACCGACCCACAGCATGTGCACGTCGACTGCACCGCCCACGGAGTCAAGACACCCCCGACGAGGCCCGTCTTCGAGCCCGCCCGAATCGCCCTGCAGTATATCGAGACCCCTGTTTCGTTCAGCGCCGCTATCATCGCCTACATCGAGGCGACCCGCAACGACGATGCGGAGAAAAACCGGCTGTGTCCGCCCACTTCCTTTCCCAGCGACGCGGAGGACATGATTCGATATACCCTCGTCGGCCAACGGGCTCGCGCTGCGTGGCGAGAGGAACCCGACATCCAGGACTGGCTTCAACACTGTCGGATCGGCTTCGTTCAGGGTATCGACGATCACTTCGATGACCCACGCATGCAGGACGCCCTCGAGCGGATCGATGAACACCGCGAACCGGCGATTGCCAACCTTGAGCGACTCAAAGAACTCGCCGAGTCCTCCACCTCCTGA
- a CDS encoding ABC transporter permease: MRRLLTRIRGGLALSTAQLRHHRLRLGLAIVGVALAVLAVTLLAGAGIGVLETGTQQFESADRDLWVTAGETRITSAGGGGFENSLYDSRSVAAEMEAHDGVRNAAPLAFETVYVATSPDAEFRTIVATGVPGSGASVTITDGESLSGDPHYAGGTYDGERTNEILIDEETARQLDVGVGDTLYVGGSLASARNNEMTVVGISPTFEQLLGTPTITVPLSELHAVTGETVFEPATFITITLEDDADAEAVQRDLEASYPEYEIRTNQEQLEAVLQEQVLILAAAGTLVVLAIGAGIALTLTLLSLVVAQQRKTLAALRAIGLSPLVTSVAVIWQGVTIGLLGGLLGLALTPPAVALLNRLGGAVVGFDDLVRTATWVSLAGLLIAVGIGTLAAAIAGWRVGRTPVLEDL; the protein is encoded by the coding sequence GTGCGCCGGTTGCTCACTCGTATCCGGGGTGGCCTCGCCCTCAGCACTGCCCAACTTCGACACCATCGGCTGCGGCTCGGATTGGCTATCGTCGGGGTTGCACTCGCCGTCCTCGCCGTGACCTTGCTCGCCGGTGCCGGCATCGGCGTCCTCGAGACGGGTACACAGCAGTTCGAATCGGCCGATCGAGATCTGTGGGTGACGGCTGGCGAGACTCGAATCACCTCTGCTGGCGGTGGCGGGTTCGAGAACAGCCTGTATGACTCGCGCTCGGTGGCCGCTGAAATGGAAGCACACGATGGGGTGAGAAACGCCGCCCCACTCGCCTTCGAGACGGTGTACGTTGCGACCAGCCCCGACGCCGAGTTCCGGACGATCGTTGCGACGGGCGTTCCCGGGAGCGGGGCTTCGGTCACCATCACTGATGGCGAATCGCTTTCCGGTGATCCACACTACGCCGGCGGGACGTACGACGGTGAGCGAACGAACGAGATACTGATCGACGAGGAAACGGCTCGCCAACTCGACGTCGGCGTCGGCGACACGCTGTACGTCGGTGGGTCGCTTGCGTCGGCTCGGAACAACGAGATGACGGTCGTCGGTATCTCTCCCACGTTCGAACAGCTCCTCGGAACCCCGACGATCACGGTTCCGCTGAGTGAACTGCACGCCGTGACGGGCGAAACGGTGTTCGAACCGGCCACGTTCATCACGATCACTCTCGAGGACGACGCCGACGCCGAAGCCGTCCAGCGCGACCTCGAGGCATCCTATCCGGAGTACGAAATCAGAACGAATCAGGAACAACTCGAGGCCGTCCTGCAAGAACAGGTGCTCATCCTCGCGGCTGCCGGGACGCTCGTGGTACTCGCTATCGGCGCCGGAATTGCGCTCACACTGACGCTGCTCTCACTCGTCGTCGCCCAGCAACGCAAGACGCTTGCTGCGCTCAGAGCGATCGGTCTCTCGCCGCTGGTGACCTCCGTCGCCGTTATCTGGCAGGGGGTGACGATCGGACTCCTCGGCGGCCTCCTCGGCCTCGCGCTCACGCCACCGGCCGTTGCCCTGTTGAATCGACTCGGCGGCGCAGTCGTCGGCTTCGATGACCTGGTTCGGACTGCCACATGGGTCTCACTGGCCGGGCTCTTGATCGCCGTCGGCATTGGGACGTTGGCCGCAGCGATCGCCGGTTGGCGAGTGGGGCGGACGCCGGTGCTCGAGGATCTGTGA
- a CDS encoding ABC transporter permease, protein MFTRWRGYGAVAFSQLWSQLTGTGRKRVLLSILGVAVAISLLVVVTAVGVGLATSTSVYDDDVDYWIVPETDGGSSPLIATDGPSFGGAHETAAELDSHPDIEYVSPVKTEVVRIEHGDRSEYVLVIGVISTPGIGEIAGLDAELLSPNDPYYTRDEWTGEVVLSDSAGSLLEAEESDTLRLAGNENFTVVGVDSTSGAPTFPIALVQLHELQVLTGSDEYDLADQFVVGTNSPSVKSDLETVYPQSAVLSRTELTARETMDSDLPLALALTGFVVAVAIGTLFVTTTMGLELVADRRRVTTLNALGISLTSQLRLVAIWALATTTAGGLLGGIAGFAATLGVNELALRFLTSGPIALVHPGFVVYGLVASVVIGVLTLPFLLLVTNRLARGVP, encoded by the coding sequence ATGTTTACGCGATGGCGGGGATACGGGGCGGTCGCCTTCTCACAACTCTGGTCACAACTGACCGGTACCGGTCGAAAGCGCGTCTTACTCAGCATTCTCGGCGTTGCGGTGGCAATCAGTCTCCTCGTCGTGGTCACCGCTGTCGGCGTCGGGTTGGCGACGAGCACCTCGGTGTACGATGATGACGTCGATTACTGGATCGTCCCGGAGACCGACGGCGGGAGCTCTCCACTGATTGCAACTGACGGGCCGTCCTTCGGAGGTGCACACGAAACGGCCGCCGAACTCGACTCCCATCCGGACATCGAGTACGTCTCGCCGGTCAAGACCGAGGTGGTCCGGATCGAACACGGCGACCGCTCGGAGTACGTGCTGGTTATCGGCGTCATTTCGACACCCGGTATCGGTGAGATCGCCGGGCTCGATGCCGAATTACTCTCTCCCAACGACCCCTACTACACCCGGGATGAGTGGACCGGCGAGGTCGTTCTCTCTGACAGTGCCGGGTCGTTACTCGAGGCAGAGGAATCGGATACGCTGCGGTTGGCCGGCAACGAGAATTTCACGGTCGTCGGGGTCGACTCGACGTCAGGGGCACCGACGTTCCCGATTGCACTGGTCCAGTTACACGAACTGCAGGTCCTTACCGGAAGCGACGAGTACGACCTGGCCGATCAGTTCGTCGTCGGGACGAACTCACCGTCGGTCAAATCCGATCTGGAAACAGTATATCCTCAATCGGCCGTTCTCTCACGGACGGAACTCACCGCACGTGAGACGATGGATTCCGATCTGCCGCTGGCACTAGCACTCACCGGATTCGTCGTCGCTGTCGCCATCGGCACGCTCTTCGTGACGACCACGATGGGACTGGAACTCGTCGCCGACAGACGGCGGGTGACGACGCTCAACGCGCTTGGCATCTCACTCACCAGCCAGCTACGGCTCGTTGCCATCTGGGCCCTGGCGACGACAACGGCTGGTGGTCTGCTCGGTGGCATCGCTGGCTTCGCCGCGACCCTCGGCGTCAACGAACTGGCTTTGCGATTTCTCACCAGTGGCCCGATCGCCCTCGTCCACCCTGGCTTCGTCGTCTACGGCCTCGTCGCCTCGGTGGTGATCGGCGTGCTCACGCTCCCGTTTTTACTCCTGGTCACGAACCGACTCGCTCGAGGTGTTCCCTGA
- a CDS encoding ABC transporter ATP-binding protein → MDSGSTRATDTDDSSPIVRAEGVTKRYTRGTTPGFFGRLLGRREPPTVTALEDVSLSIDAGEIVAISGPSGSGKSTLLHHLAGLEVPDTGTVTIRGQSTSSLSRKRRTRLRLEQVGIVFQHFHLVESLSARANVALPLVELGVPASERRRRATELLERVELGDRLDHRPGELSGGEQQRVAIARALVTDPALVIADEPTGELDSETGQRVLETFQGLTADHAVVLASHDQSALAIGDRRIRLQDGSIVEGTDTAETHDQQTQAKVE, encoded by the coding sequence ATGGATTCCGGCTCGACTCGAGCGACCGATACCGACGACTCGAGTCCAATCGTCCGTGCGGAGGGCGTGACGAAACGGTATACGCGCGGGACGACACCGGGTTTTTTCGGCCGACTTCTCGGCCGTCGTGAACCGCCGACGGTCACTGCTCTCGAGGACGTCTCGCTCAGTATCGACGCCGGTGAAATCGTCGCTATTAGCGGGCCGAGCGGCAGCGGGAAATCGACGCTGTTACACCACCTGGCTGGCCTCGAAGTCCCGGATACGGGCACTGTGACGATCCGTGGCCAGTCGACCAGTTCGCTCTCTCGAAAACGACGAACGCGCCTCCGACTCGAACAGGTCGGGATCGTTTTCCAGCACTTCCATCTCGTCGAGTCGCTCTCAGCGCGGGCGAACGTTGCCCTTCCACTGGTCGAACTCGGGGTGCCCGCGAGCGAACGCAGGCGTCGAGCGACCGAACTCCTCGAACGGGTCGAACTCGGCGACCGACTCGATCACCGCCCTGGTGAACTCAGCGGCGGCGAACAACAGCGGGTGGCTATCGCCCGCGCGTTGGTCACCGACCCCGCGCTCGTCATCGCCGACGAACCGACCGGCGAACTCGATTCGGAAACCGGACAACGCGTCCTCGAGACGTTTCAGGGGCTTACGGCCGACCACGCCGTCGTGCTCGCCTCACACGACCAGTCGGCGCTGGCGATCGGCGATCGGCGCATTCGATTACAGGACGGATCGATCGTCGAGGGAACCGACACGGCCGAAACTCACGACCAGCAGACCCAGGCGAAGGTAGAGTGA
- a CDS encoding DUF1616 domain-containing protein: protein MVDRRALWLLLPEPVRRLPADLAAMLVVTALVNIAVFVPIIRDTPLRVPLGLLFVLFVPGYVFIAALFPEAGEPPADADSLEESTADDDADDASLFETHDRSGIDGIERVALSFGLSIAIVPLIGLVLNFTPWGIRLGPIMVAVTGFVLASTVVAAVRRWQLPADERFAVPYRTWYEQAHSEVFEPDTRLDGALNVLLALSILLAIGTVSFAILVPPDGEQFSAVYILTEDDDGEYVAANYPPELVHGEAADIVVGVDNNEHRTVEYSVVVVEQQIEFEGNQTTVTDQRELAHFQPELAHNESWLHSHEISPTFTGEDIRVVWLLFPDGDVPDEPSMDDTDYSVHLWIDVLEAAEGESE, encoded by the coding sequence ATGGTTGATCGACGGGCGCTCTGGTTACTCCTCCCCGAACCAGTTCGACGGCTTCCCGCCGATCTCGCGGCGATGCTCGTGGTGACTGCGCTGGTCAACATCGCCGTCTTCGTCCCGATCATTAGGGACACACCGCTTCGCGTCCCGCTCGGCTTGCTTTTCGTGCTCTTCGTTCCTGGCTACGTTTTCATCGCGGCGCTCTTTCCCGAGGCAGGCGAGCCTCCTGCCGATGCGGATTCCCTCGAGGAATCCACAGCGGATGATGACGCCGACGACGCATCACTGTTCGAGACACACGACCGGTCGGGAATCGACGGCATCGAACGCGTCGCACTCTCGTTCGGTCTGAGTATCGCTATCGTCCCGTTGATCGGGCTGGTGTTGAACTTCACGCCGTGGGGTATTCGGCTGGGGCCGATCATGGTTGCCGTGACTGGCTTCGTCCTCGCGTCGACAGTCGTTGCGGCCGTTCGTCGCTGGCAACTCCCGGCCGACGAACGGTTCGCTGTCCCGTACCGGACGTGGTACGAACAGGCACACAGTGAGGTCTTCGAACCCGACACGCGACTCGATGGCGCGTTGAACGTGTTGTTGGCTCTCTCGATCCTCCTCGCCATCGGGACGGTTTCGTTTGCGATACTCGTTCCGCCGGACGGTGAGCAGTTCTCGGCCGTCTACATCCTGACGGAGGACGATGACGGCGAGTACGTCGCCGCAAACTATCCCCCGGAACTCGTCCACGGTGAGGCAGCAGACATCGTCGTCGGCGTGGACAACAACGAGCACCGAACGGTCGAGTATTCGGTGGTGGTCGTCGAACAACAGATCGAGTTCGAGGGGAACCAGACGACAGTCACCGACCAACGAGAGTTAGCACACTTCCAGCCGGAACTCGCACACAACGAATCCTGGCTGCACTCACACGAAATCTCACCCACTTTCACCGGAGAGGACATTCGGGTCGTGTGGCTCTTGTTCCCCGATGGGGACGTCCCAGACGAACCGTCGATGGACGATACCGACTATAGCGTTCACCTGTGGATCGATGTGCTCGAGGCTGCGGAAGGCGAGTCCGAATGA
- a CDS encoding DUF7344 domain-containing protein encodes MVAVDDVFSLLNSPRRRFALYYLEQADEPVAIEELAEAVAEMETEPETNTEPTGIETDVAISLHHNHLEKADSYEFIEYDRQSGEIRLLDSPPTFDLILTVAQVLEQPE; translated from the coding sequence ATGGTCGCTGTAGATGACGTGTTTTCGTTGCTCAACTCCCCCCGTCGACGATTTGCCCTCTACTATCTCGAGCAAGCAGATGAACCGGTGGCAATCGAGGAGTTGGCGGAGGCCGTCGCGGAAATGGAAACGGAGCCTGAAACAAATACTGAACCGACAGGCATCGAAACCGATGTCGCGATTTCCCTCCATCATAATCACCTGGAAAAAGCTGATTCGTATGAGTTCATCGAGTACGATCGGCAATCCGGTGAAATCAGACTCCTCGATTCGCCACCGACGTTCGACCTGATACTCACAGTTGCACAGGTTCTCGAGCAGCCAGAGTGA